The genome window tgcagcacataTGGGAATGATCTCATagagaaaagctttaaaaatcattttactAAAAAAGAGAGAGTACATTACCCTGGCTTCCATATCCTGGCAGTAGCACAGATGGAGGAAGCCCTAATTGCTTAAAAGTGGCACAAAACTATCAAAATAGCAAACCTAAGGACTTTGTTCCACTCTCCTTCTTATTCAGGTCACCTGACAAGCTGACAGAaagcatccatccatccatctgctGCCTGAAGAGTTATAACAGTAGGAAAATGTGGCCAGGAGGCCTTGGGGCAGAGGAACttctaaaaaaacaaacactaaCATTTTCCAGTGACTCTGTAAGCTGAATCAATGATCAAGTGCAGCctcttttaaaagcagcatttaaaggacatgtgggaatttgggaagcaGAAAGTAAGCAGCTGGGTGGAGGCAGGGCCTAGCTCAGTGAGCAGACATCCTCTGTATGAGTGTTCTGTAAGCTCAGGGCTCCGAAGTAGCAGGGGGCATGTCAGAAGAGCAGTGCTCACCGTACGGACTCTCATGTCTCTGTTATACACCAgtcctggaaagaaaaaaacagaaggtTTTCTTAGGAGCAGGAGTTGTTCGGTTTTAACTCACTTTTGGGGTCTGCCCAAGACTTTCTGAGATAGGAAGAACAGGATTAAttcaaatttcttcttttttaaaaatttcttttctttagctGTTTTAGGATTTGAGCACCAAACCCAGCTGCGGGGAATGGAGAACTGTGCCTCCAGACTTAATTGATCCCATCCAGGCTGTGTAAATCTGTTGCTAGGGCACCCTGTACCCTGCAGAAGACAATGGCTGTTGGCACCAGTCCCTTCCCACACCCAGCAGTGGCCCAGCACCACACAGCCCCTTACCAGCGGGTGTCTCAGTTGCTCCTCGCTGCAGCAGGATTGCCCCACCCTCTGCTGTCAGATGGCTGTTTGCTTCTAAAAGCCTGAGGGAGACATGGCAGAGAGATTGTGACACTGGAAAAAGGGATGAAGTGAAGCAAAAATGCCATGACAAGGTGACAGTGAGCTCTCAGGCTGCTTCagaaaggagcaggaagaagcagcagcttctggCAGCAGAAGCAAAAGGTCATGCTGGGATTCCAGAAAAGAACTTGAAATGTGAAATGCAGGGatggttttcctttctcatttgtGCAGCTGTAACTCTGTCAAGGTGAGGGCAGGCAGTAAATGAAGAGGATGGATGGGAACCCACCTCTGCAACGCTGCTTCGGGGCTCCGTGCTTTGGGAGTTTGCTGCTTTGCCTCCAGACTCAGTAGTCTGTCAATCACCCTCCTTTTTGATTTCAGCCATCCCTCAGTGTCCTGAAACACAGAGAGGTAGGGAAGAGGAGTAACCCCTTTCTTCTGAGTGATTTTACCCCTTATtggagaggggaagagagaaTTTCACTCTTCAACATCCCTCAGAACTGGTATCAGTTATGGGTatcttattaaaaataactCCCATAATTTCTGGGAGATAGtccattttaaataaatacagcaatACTGCTGTAATTAACTTATTAACCTTTTATCCTTGCCATCTTTTCTTCCTACCTCACTTCTGAGTTGAGGACAACTCTCCAAAGTCTGGTATTTTTTGTCTCTCTGAACTAGTTTTGTCTCTGTGAACCACTATTGCCAGCGAAAGCTCCAACATCTGGTAGCAATGATGGCAAGTTGGGAATGTAGCtttaggaacagaaaaaaatctaccaGTCTTGTACCCAGGTCACCCAACGTGCTGTTGGCAAAAAGATAACCTCAGCTGGCAGTTGCCTGGACAGAGGTTCCAGTTTCCTTTGTTCAAGGGCTTGGCACAGACAAGAAAATTTCAGTGCTAAGGGACTGCAGGATGTGGAGCTCTAGCAAGTGTTCCCCAAGGGCCACCCTAAGGATAGACTTCAGTCTGTGCAACAAGGAGCAGATCAGTGCCTGCCAAAAGGAAGAGCCCTAGGACTTGTGTGACCTGCCAGGAAGTGGTCACATCAGTGCTTTCTCTGAAcaagtgaggaaaagaaaaaaaacatatatttttgtattttaaaaaagtgaaggGAAGGACACGTGAGCTCTAACCTCTGGAGCTAGAAGAAAGCCAAGACTTTCCAGCAGGATCAGCTTGTCCACCATCTCAGGATAAAGGAAACAGAACTGAGGAGAGATGAAacaataagaaaatgaaaagctgagCACTGAGTGATGTCTATCCTGCTGCATGGGAGAGGGGTCAgggaagggcctctcctcccCTGAGATCCAGGTCTGCCCTTTCATTTCTGTCCTATTTGttttgcagctgcagaaatCAACCCCATGAAGAAATGATGCTTTACTCACCattcctgccacagccccacctgcaaagaagaaaagggtGCTCAGTAATGCATAGAACAGCCCCTGGTAACAGAAATTCACCTTCTTCACAGCAGGAGCcacctcagaaataaaaatgtgcattgTACCATGGGACAAAACCCCAGTACAGAGgagagctctcccagcccacAACATGCAGGCAGAGACCAGGGCTGTTGACCTGCTGTGTTCCCCATCTTGTGCCTCATTTCCACCTCCCTCAGACAGCAAAGGCCAAGGAGGAGTtactgtttaaaatgttttggtgTGCAGGTCCTGTTAGCTGTgaccacagcagccctgggaagcaAACTCCAAATTGTGGCAAAATCAAATAATATTCCAAGCTCAAAGGAATGGATCCTGGAGTCCAGTTCCCCTCATGCAGCTTTACAGCCCACCAAATGGGCTGTCTGTTCCCAGGCTTTGTGGGGACCAGGCAGGAAGGCCTGCTGTGAATTCTCCTGCGTAGACCACCCCCCTGTGCCAATCACTGTTCTGTCCTGTGAGTGGGGGAAATGCTCACAGCAAGAGTTACCACTGTCTGTACTGCAGGGTCTTGAAAACAGGCATTTCAAACACAGGCAGAGATTTCTGAATCACTCAAGCAGGAACCTTGTACTTGgcataatataataaatattccAACCCAGCTCCTAGCAGCATGTCTTGGAAGTTAATTATCTACTGCTTTCTATTAATCTCACAGTTTACAAGGACTAGAGCCACTTACCCATACTGTGACCCATCAGGGTGAACCGTCTCCACTGCAAGGCTAAatggcaaaagagaaaaacagacagTGCTGCATTAGAAACCAGAGCAGCAACATCTTGCTGCTTCTCTACTGACATGGGCCCTTTCTCCCAGGAGGGCTTCTGCACTACCGCATTTGCTTCTTAATCCAGAAACTAAGCAGCTAAGTAGGCCggttttgaagaaaaagagcaTTTACCACCTCATTTTCATGGTAGTTAAGTCATACAGCTCTCAAGTTCTCTCTATATGTCAAACAAACTCCAGGAAAGTCCCATTCACGGCCAGATACGAGACTGGCAAGAAGCAGAGGAGCCTGACTGGGTAGCATCTGGTGGAAGAGAGAAACCTTTACAGagcatcctgctgcagggcatTCTGCAAGACATGTGAGGACACAGAGCCAGGTATGCTGCATTGAGGGCAGTATGATTCCAAGTGAAAGCTTTCTGCACCATTTAGCACATCAGGCACTTCAGTCCATTTTCAGGGCACTCTGGGAGGCTTATAGGAAAATACAGCTTTATCAGTGCTGCCCATCTGAAATATACCTCACTGAAAGATGGGATTTACCCTCTGAGAGCTTCTAGAGGCTCTTTTGTGTACTGAATGCAGAATCTAAAATCACACATGCCAAATATGCAGATGGGCGGTTACAGCAGGAATTATTAGGAGTACAAGACACTTTGACTTTCAGATTTCTTTGCATGATACTAAAGCAAGTAGTAGACTGCCATCAGGGAGAACCAGAAGTTTCCAATTTACACCTAATACTGGTTAGGGGTCACTGCTTAAAAAAAGCCAGTCTGGCAAAACCATTTAGTTGCATCCACCACTTCACCACTACAGCTTTTTTAGTACAGAAACACACTAGCAGcagggggggaaggagggggaacTGAAAGTGCTGCTTGCTTGTTGGAAAGAGCAGGACCAATACAGCAGCCCCTCTACAAGCACCCTTAGAGGGTTCCTTCCAGTACTCACCTGCTGCCACCCGGCGCACATCGATCACATAATCTAGGAAATGGTAGGGGCAGCCTGCAGGTCGGTGGGAGGACAAACCATGGCCAGAAAAATCCATTGCCACATAATAACAAcctgaaagagaaagaggatCAGATGTGCAGCCCAGTCACACAACACAATCCATCCTGACGAGCCACACCTACCTCTGGGGAGCAGTGGAATGAGCTTGTCAAAGGTGTTGGCATTGTCCAACCAGCCatgcaaacacagcacagggTGTCCCTCTGAGGGTCCCCAGGCCTTGGCTGCCACatgtccccagggcacagggaactTCAACTCTGAGAACATGCCCAAAACAGGGTGATGTTCTTGGAGAGTCACGTACTCTGAGAAGGTCCCAGGGGTCTTGTTAATGGTCTAGAGCTCTGAAAAGAGTAATACAGGTCTTTAGTAACTCACCAGTCTCCTGTGGTCTTAATTAGCAGCTTGATGATTTATAGCTCCCCATTCAACATCCCAAGCTGCCGTTCCTGACTGTCTGTTTGGGGAATCCTCCTCCCAGCACGTACTAGCTATGCTCCTAGGAAGAAATAAGCTttccctgtgcaggaggagaaagccttctctgtgtctctgcagcagctgcagcctgaccaGAAGGCATAGGAGATCTGGCAAGAGGGAACCATGCAGAATTCCCCCAGCTAGCTGCAGTCAGCCAGGCACCTGTCCTGAGCCAAGAAGACAGTTTGGGGAATAAGGATGCTGCCTCCAACATTAGATTGTTACCACTTTGCCCTCTTTTACCTTGGTGCTTCTCTTTCGCTCCACTGCTTGGTAATTTGGCTAGAGCAGCTGGCTCCATGCTGCACAGCAGGTCACTGCTGCCACTTGCCTGTGCACCCCTCAGGGCCAGGGATTTTGCATGGGAAATGGGTCCACAACCTGCCAGGCAGTTGCTCAATCTCAAACCATCTCATTTACCTGGCAATTACTGACCCTTGCTCAAGTACCAGCTCCTGAGCGAACCCAGCCTCTGGCGACCTTCCAATGGTGGTTTAAACATTTCCCTTTCACCCACAAGCCACAGGCAACCTGACTATCTCCAAGTCTTTCATGTCATATCCCCTTCCAAGTGACTTGTCTTGCGTATCTGCTCCCTTAATTAGCCCTCTGAGACTATACAGCAATTAAATCACTCTACAGCAAGTCCCCCCGGAGCCCATGCCTCTCTAAGGAGTGAGGATAGAGGGGGTCGGCTGCTGTCAGGGCTCTGATGGTCCCAATGAGCCAAGCCTGGGGCTCCCCATGAATGTGTTTAAGCTCGGCCCAGGACCAGCcgcagcagtgctgcagcagtgccgGTGTCCATCAGCAACGCCCTCGCCGCAGGAACCGTGGCCCAGCCTGCTGATCACGGGGCTGTGTCTGATCCCAGCTGCCCTCGCCGGGCCAGATCCTGACAAACAACCGTGGGCTGACTTCCCATAGTGTGACCATGGACCTGCCCTGTCCTGAGGGCCCGggctcctggcagagcctgaTGGCCCTCCCAGGCAGTCCTGTCTGGGCCCAGCGGGGCTCCGGCCCTGGGAtccccccggccccgggctAAGGCCTCCCTGGGCGGGCAGGAGGCGCCGCTAGACCCGGGCCTTCGCCTCGGGGCGCCCTGGAGCGCCGGCTCCCGGTCCTGCTCCCGGCCCCGGGGAAGGGCTGCCCGGGGACCGACCTCCGGCCGGCGCCGAGAGCAGACCCCGGAACGCCACGGCCGACCCGGCCCCCTCTCCCCTCGCCGCCCTCCCGCGACGCCCCGGCCCCCTCCTACCGCTCCGCGAGGCCGGGCCGGCTGAGCAGAGGCggcggcagggccgggcagggccgggccgggccggctgCACCGCCCCACTGCCCGCCTCCCTGGGGCGCCCCGGCCTCCGCCTCTGACTGCGTCGGGCTCGGAAAGAGGAACGGGAACCTAACGATGGCTGTGGGGTCTGGAGCTGCGAACAACCTCCTGGGCGTGATGGGAATCTCTGAGGAGTCGAAATCAAGGAAGTATGGCTGCATCCTTGACTACCTCCAGGACACATTACTGACGATGGAAACTGCCTGTACTGTGGTGACGCAGTGTGAGATGTTTTAACTGTGACCCAGGAGCTTCATATTGACATCAAACGGGCCCAGTGCTTGACACTGACACTGAACTTCTGTCACTCTCTGATAGAGAGACTCTTCTGAACTCCTAACGCTTGCCGGAATCGTGTTGCTTCAGGGACAAGAGTCACCCTCCCATACTGTGACCCATTGCAGTGAACTGACTCTACTACAGGGCCAAGCTGCCACAGATGCACAGGAGACAGCACTGCCTCAGCCACTCCACTCCTCTtctgcaaaaccagaaaaaaaccagaccCCTCTCAGATGGAGAGGTTTTTATATGGTTTGCCTCATTAATTGCCCAAAAAGGTGATGTCTGCATAGACCAAGTTTCAAGGAAGCCAATACCCAAGTATGGCTACTTGCTGGTGCCTCTCATTCATCCAGCAGGCAGTCTGCTAAGCCTAATGCAGACCACAACCATTCCTCTTCAGTCAAGGACTCTGCGGTCAAAGTAAGCAAAGTCAAATCGCACTGTGAGCAGTGGGACCCCTTGCTGGAACAGTTGAGGGAAGCAGAATTAATGTATGTTCTTAGGGAATCATTTTTATATTGGTAACTGGAAGCCCTATACTCAGTTCAGCACATCAGTCTCCTAAATTACAcaatatattttcagaataGCCTAAAAAGCTTGAAAGAAACCAGTGTAGAAGCTTAGAGCCCTATTTCTCCTGCCTACCTCTAACTCATCCTGGCAAAATGGGCTCTGCACCACAGCAGTTGAAACATAACCTTGGGGATCCATCACTGAGAAGAAACAAGAGCACTATGTAGCTCACAGCCTGCTCTCCGTGTGAGCCATTAGAAAGGAAATCAGAACATGAATTTTTACAGGTTTGCAACATGAATTTTTACAGGTCCAGTGCCTTGCTTTTTCTTAAGCCTCCATACTGAAGGAGCAAGGAAAGCAGACTACAAGGGCTGGGGAGCCTTGCAGAAGGAGAGAGGCCACAGTAACTTCTACAGCTTCTTTCCTACAACTTTCAGAGGTGGGTGGCTGATTACAAAAGGTGAAAAGCAAGAGACAGCTTGGCAGAACAGATTTGTAAAATGCACTCAATAATAATGAACAATAATCAAATAGCAGCTGTGGCTAATAGAGGGCAGGGCCCTCCTGTGAATTCCTGGAATTCCTCCTAAAGAAGCCACCAGACGGCAGTGTAATTGTTAGGCAATGTAATTGTTAGGCAGTAGCTGCTGCTAGGCTTGTGGTTCTGCAGTCTATGGCATGACTGATAAGGAAGAGGACCTGCATCATGAGAAGTTATGTGGACTGTTGGCACACACTCCAGTGGTTGGTGGGACAATGGGTCATGGCCAGGAAAATCCATTGCCACTCATGAGCCAGACTCACTTCTGGGGAGCAGTGAAATGAGCCCACTGAAGGTGGTGGCATTGTCCAGCCAGCCATGCAAGCACAGCACAGATtgtccccaggcctgggctACCACCTGTGCTTGGGGCATGGGGAACTTCACCTCCAAGAACTTGTACCCACAAGGAACATCCCCTGACAGCTACATGCTGGAGCTCTACCTGACCTCTACCTAATACCAGTTTTTGGGCACAAGCCTTGTTTGGGAGAATCCGGGGATTCTGCTGTAAATGCTTGCCCTGGCAGTATATGCATCACCACCCACAGGTCTTGGACCACCACACTGGGCTCTCTCCCCCATTCCAGCAGCCAGTAGGATCCGGGCTCTCGTTGCTTTGGGTCACAGAGATTATTCTGGGACTCAGGTGGGAATAATGCACTCTCTAGTGACACTGGACTCCTGTGACCTGCATCCTAAATCGCTTCTAGTAGGAGGCTTCATCAGCAACCGCCTGATGGGAAAGGAAGCATTCCTCACAGAAATGATCAGGAGCAGTTGATTTCAGATAGAGCTCCTAGTGGAGAAGATTGCACTGGGatgtgctctgtgccctcccCTCAGTGGCAAGACTGTCACCCTATCAGCCAAAGCCATATTGTTGAGCTATCCTCCAGGTCCCTCATACCTTCTCTAGTGATGCTACTCACCCCTCTAAAACAGCAGCCCAACATCCTACAAGACTGTGCatctcccccagcacagcctggaaaaCCTCCCAGGGGGAGGGCCCTATGCAGGATGCACAGCAGAATTTGGATGGCTCAGTGAATTCATTTTGCTGTCTCTACTTCTAGTAAGTGCCACAGGCCACTGCAGTGGAATTGCTGCTCGTGGAGGACCAAACTGGATTCCACCTGGAAAGGTGCTGAGGTGTTGGCTGGGCTAACTGGATTGGAGGTAAGAAAGGCTGGTTTTGAGTAAAGAACTGTGAGTTAGTGTGAGATATCCCATGTGCTTAGCAAAGGGTAATTTAACCTCTGTGTCCTTGCAAAGGAGCAGGGTACCTGCAAGGGTGAACTCTGAGACGTGCAAAACTGTTAGGCTCCACTGACTTGGAACAGCATTGATCAGTTTGTGCTAGCTGCAGATCTGGTGAGGAAACTTTAAGTACAGCAGATTGATTGCTACCAGGGGACAAATTCCCCATAGCTGGTTGGATTCGAGCACTGAAGTACTGACATATTGATCTATTTATGTTGATTTATTAGTCATAGTCCTGTACCCCAATTTCTCTTGTGTGgttatacaaataaaaaaaaataaaaaaaagcatgcTATTGCTAGCTTAACTGATTTCTTTCAAAGGATATATAGAGGACACACCTCTATATAAAGCTTCATGTTGTGAGCATATGCTGCAATCTATAGTGGACAGGAAAATTAAAGTGATCACAGGCAAGCATGTTATCATGCAAGCAGCTCTAACATGCTGGCTCACAGGCTTTAGTTTGAGCTCCAGCTACAAATCTTGCTTGCCTTGGAGATAGTCCCAGGAAGTCTCAAGAGTTTAAATGAGCTCCCCAGGTAGGAAGAGATGGGGTAGGATATCATTCCATGATCTGTGGGCTCTGCTCAACAGCAACAGACTCATCCAGGTACCTTTTGTGGTGtactttttctttggttttcccTAATTTCTTGTAGAATTTCATTTATGTGAATTTCTGATTGAAAAAGTTGCTTACATATTAAGTGCAAAACAAATGCTGTGATGGCTTAGATTGGTTTCTCCCCCTTGCTTCAGATCTGTTGTGTTCCTTGTTTATTGGCATCATGCTGTAACCAACTGAGCTAAACTAAATTTTTCCAGagctctccagctgtgcagaAGGTGGGAGAGACAAAGAGATGCTGGCTCTTTACCCACCACAGTCTGAGGCCAATATGATAATTTAAATGGAAATCTTTGTTTTAAGCCAAGCAATGAGTGGTTGAAAAAGTGAAGTGCATCTACTTCAGGGATTCACCTGCAGCATAATTTGGGTagtggggctgctggggtgtTAAATCATTCCCACATGAACCACTACCATTCAGCTggaagcagccccaggcacacACCATGCATCAGGTCCAAGTGGTGCACATTTATATCACTTTATTTGCAGCTAATGAAATGGCTAGAAACATTTATTgcatataaattatatatgaGCACCCATCATATAAATAAACTCTTTCCAGTCTCTGCTTTCCATTTCCTCCTTAATCAGAAAGTCTATTATATTTGGGACAGATTCAGGAGTCTCTGCTGGTTCCCATCCCCTGGGCCTGTTTAGATTAACTTGAGAGGTGAGCTACTCTCCAGATCTCTACAAAACCCATACTCACCTTTAGAGCATGCACCTATTTTAATGTATGAAGTGGCAGGGGAAGAAGAGAAGTTTCTCTCCAGCTCTTGTCTAGATTTAACCATCTTTCACATGGAAAATCTGGCAGATTCCCCATAGGCTGAGATTAAATAATAGTGAAAACCATAAGTAATCTGACACTTGTAATTACAGGCCTACCAGCTCCTTATTGACCTCAGACAGAATAAGGAAATAGCAGGTACTAGGATCATttaaaaacaagggaaaagTTCTAGTTAACACTAAGTCTCATGTGTTTATGGAAAAGAATCTATAAAACTGCTTGGGAAGTTTTGGAGATATAAGTTACAGATTTGGGTTATGGATTTGGCTGACAAAAGTAAAAACTGTTGAAGTAATAGCTCTCCAACAAGGAAATGGATACAATCTTACactgtgttttgatttttaaaacactggAATGATACCAAATTAACACATTTTGTAGTAATCGGACTAAGAATGGACTAGGCAGCAAGTGTCAAAATATTAAAGTTGATACAAGCATGTAAGAGGGGATTTTGAAACAGTCCAA of Molothrus ater isolate BHLD 08-10-18 breed brown headed cowbird chromosome 5, BPBGC_Mater_1.1, whole genome shotgun sequence contains these proteins:
- the SERHL2 gene encoding serine hydrolase-like protein 2 isoform X2, whose amino-acid sequence is MFSELKFPVPWGHVAAKAWGPSEGHPVLCLHGWLDNANTFDKLIPLLPRGCYYVAMDFSGHGLSSHRPAGCPYHFLDYVIDVRRVAAALQWRRFTLMGHSMGGAVAGMFCFLYPEMVDKLILLESLGFLLAPEDTEGWLKSKRRVIDRLLSLEAKQQTPKARSPEAALQRLLEANSHLTAEGGAILLQRGATETPAGLVYNRDMRVRTSREFFTVEQCVKLLQKIQDRVLIIISQDGLLVPHNLPSRNHFVKALQEAFESNLKEHIQLAEVPGSHFVHLNEPEVVSGIISNFLTAQNTRARL
- the SERHL2 gene encoding serine hydrolase-like protein 2 isoform X1, translated to MFSELKFPVPWGHVAAKAWGPSEGHPVLCLHGWLDNANTFDKLIPLLPRGCYYVAMDFSGHGLSSHRPAGCPYHFLDYVIDVRRVAAALQWRRFTLMGHSMGGAVAGMFCFLYPEMVDKLILLESLGFLLAPEDTEGWLKSKRRVIDRLLSLEAKQQTPKARSPEAALQRLLEANSHLTAEGGAILLQRGATETPAGLVYNRDMRVRTQSREFFTVEQCVKLLQKIQDRVLIIISQDGLLVPHNLPSRNHFVKALQEAFESNLKEHIQLAEVPGSHFVHLNEPEVVSGIISNFLTAQNTRARL